From the Anguilla anguilla isolate fAngAng1 chromosome 8, fAngAng1.pri, whole genome shotgun sequence genome, one window contains:
- the LOC118232711 gene encoding leucine-rich repeat-containing protein 3B-like isoform X2, which produces MPLPDARSLGLVSACLLLLLLPPSRGCPKSCVCLRRSDGLEVTCSHARLRAVPSDIPPDTVLLRLDHNQISAVPDRSFRGLARLRELNLSHNAVETLGEGALRGVEATLRTLDLSHNRISRVHRDAFARLHARVLMGDNPWHCDCALQQALRVMAHNHEAAGRVRCHSSPLRDHREGQPFLAMDADLCNLAKRTTDYAMLVTMFGWFAMVVSYVVYYVRQNQEDARRHLEYLKSLPSKAPGRAEEAPEDASTAV; this is translated from the exons ATGCCTCTGCCAGACGCGCGCTCGCTCGGTCTGGTCTCCGCctgcctgctgctcctgctcctcccgccATCCCGCGGCTGCCCCAAGAGCTGCGTGTGCCTGCGCCGGTCCGACGGCCTGGAGGTCACCTGCAGCCACGCCCGCCTGCGCGCCGTGCCCTCCGACATCCCGCCGGACACCGTCCTGCTGCGGCTCGACCACAACCAGATCAGCGCGGTGCCGGACCGGTCCTTCCGCGGCCTGGCGCGGCTGCGGGAGCTGAACCTGTCGCACAACGCGGTGGAGACGCTGGGCGAGGGGGCGCTGCGCGGCGTGGAAGCCACGCTCCGCACGCTCGACCTGTCGCACAACCGCATCAGCCGCGTGCACCGCGACGCCTTTGCCCGGCTGCACGCCCGCGTGCTCATGGGCGACAACCCCTGGCACTGTGACTGCGCGCTGCAGCAGGCGCTGCGCGTGATGGCACACAACCACGAGGCCGCCGGGCGCGTGCGCTGCCACAGCTCGCCGCTGCGCGACCACCGCGAGGGCCAGCCCTTCCTCGCCATGGACGCCGACCTGTGCAACCTGGCCAAGCGCACCACCGACTACGCCATGCTGGTCACCATGTTCGGCTGGTTCGCCATGGTGGTGTCCTACGTGGTGTACTACGTGCGGCAGAACCAGGAGGACGCCCGGCGCCACCTGGAGTACCTGAAGTCCCTGCCCAGCAAGGCGCCGGGCCGGGCCGAGGAGGCCCCCGAG GACGCCAGCACCGCCGTATGA
- the LOC118232711 gene encoding leucine-rich repeat-containing protein 3B-like isoform X1, producing MPLPDARSLGLVSACLLLLLLPPSRGCPKSCVCLRRSDGLEVTCSHARLRAVPSDIPPDTVLLRLDHNQISAVPDRSFRGLARLRELNLSHNAVETLGEGALRGVEATLRTLDLSHNRISRVHRDAFARLHARVLMGDNPWHCDCALQQALRVMAHNHEAAGRVRCHSSPLRDHREGQPFLAMDADLCNLAKRTTDYAMLVTMFGWFAMVVSYVVYYVRQNQEDARRHLEYLKSLPSKAPGRAEEAPEDASTAV from the coding sequence ATGCCTCTGCCAGACGCGCGCTCGCTCGGTCTGGTCTCCGCctgcctgctgctcctgctcctcccgccATCCCGCGGCTGCCCCAAGAGCTGCGTGTGCCTGCGCCGGTCCGACGGCCTGGAGGTCACCTGCAGCCACGCCCGCCTGCGCGCCGTGCCCTCCGACATCCCGCCGGACACCGTCCTGCTGCGGCTCGACCACAACCAGATCAGCGCGGTGCCGGACCGGTCCTTCCGCGGCCTGGCGCGGCTGCGGGAGCTGAACCTGTCGCACAACGCGGTGGAGACGCTGGGCGAGGGGGCGCTGCGCGGCGTGGAAGCCACGCTCCGCACGCTCGACCTGTCGCACAACCGCATCAGCCGCGTGCACCGCGACGCCTTTGCCCGGCTGCACGCCCGCGTGCTCATGGGCGACAACCCCTGGCACTGTGACTGCGCGCTGCAGCAGGCGCTGCGCGTGATGGCACACAACCACGAGGCCGCCGGGCGCGTGCGCTGCCACAGCTCGCCGCTGCGCGACCACCGCGAGGGCCAGCCCTTCCTCGCCATGGACGCCGACCTGTGCAACCTGGCCAAGCGCACCACCGACTACGCCATGCTGGTCACCATGTTCGGCTGGTTCGCCATGGTGGTGTCCTACGTGGTGTACTACGTGCGGCAGAACCAGGAGGACGCCCGGCGCCACCTGGAGTACCTGAAGTCCCTGCCCAGCAAGGCGCCGGGCCGGGCCGAGGAGGCCCCCGAGGACGCCAGCACCGCCGTATGA